In one window of Fictibacillus phosphorivorans DNA:
- a CDS encoding helix-turn-helix domain-containing protein, protein MKSWEKIRYFRKKSNISQNSLSEGICSVSYLSKIENGQNEPSEEILLLLGNRLGIDLSEIEQEDTSIEKIRLWFKYIFKRDILNANKLYTEIKDFNGHKIETTIRYKIIQSLHHLIIESQYSIVEENVRELNLSNEILKETDLFYLSLVKGVYHYYKENYSDSYTYFKKAEQHISKVELQSWEKGYLYYLLALAANKLWKNLICLEYTRAALNIFEELYEFKRCADCRILSGIINQRIENWKEATKQLELAETIADSFSDDKLKGKIYHNLGYIEARKGNSQAAIDLFRKSLVHKEGLDTAVQVTTLYSLIEFNYKFGNFEEGKKLLERGIKLVKKNESLQDYYYLFTFYSNVYTYGIDHDITAEHLLKQVVPFFERTNKWVYLSEFYPILGKYFDKKSKYKQSSSYYYLANKAFKKIAQLEGYFLID, encoded by the coding sequence ATGAAATCATGGGAAAAGATCAGATATTTTCGTAAAAAATCGAATATATCGCAAAATTCACTTTCTGAGGGGATATGTTCAGTTTCTTACTTAAGTAAAATTGAGAACGGTCAAAACGAACCTTCTGAAGAGATTCTTCTATTGTTAGGTAACCGTTTAGGGATTGACTTAAGTGAGATAGAACAAGAAGATACTTCAATAGAAAAAATACGATTATGGTTTAAGTATATATTCAAAAGAGACATATTGAACGCAAATAAATTATATACAGAGATAAAAGATTTTAATGGCCATAAAATTGAAACCACCATACGTTATAAGATCATCCAGAGTCTGCATCATTTAATCATAGAATCTCAGTATTCAATCGTTGAAGAAAATGTAAGAGAGCTTAATTTGAGTAATGAGATATTAAAAGAGACAGACCTTTTTTATCTAAGTCTAGTCAAGGGGGTGTATCATTACTATAAAGAAAATTATTCAGATTCATATACCTATTTTAAAAAAGCTGAACAACATATATCCAAGGTAGAACTTCAAAGCTGGGAAAAAGGATATTTATACTACCTGTTAGCTTTAGCCGCTAATAAGCTTTGGAAAAATTTGATTTGCCTGGAATATACCAGGGCGGCTTTAAATATCTTTGAGGAACTGTACGAATTTAAAAGATGTGCAGATTGTCGTATTCTATCGGGAATCATTAACCAGCGAATAGAAAATTGGAAAGAAGCTACTAAACAACTTGAACTAGCAGAGACAATTGCTGATTCCTTTTCCGACGATAAACTCAAAGGAAAAATCTATCATAACTTGGGTTATATTGAAGCAAGAAAAGGAAACTCACAAGCTGCAATAGACTTGTTTAGAAAAAGCTTAGTACATAAAGAAGGACTAGATACAGCGGTTCAAGTAACAACCTTATATTCCTTAATCGAATTCAACTATAAATTTGGAAACTTTGAAGAAGGCAAAAAACTACTTGAACGAGGTATAAAGCTTGTTAAAAAAAATGAATCCTTACAAGACTACTATTATCTCTTTACCTTTTATTCGAATGTCTATACATATGGAATCGACCATGACATAACAGCAGAACATCTATTAAAACAAGTTGTACCTTTTTTTGAAAGGACCAACAAATGGGTTTACCTATCAGAATTCTACCCCATATTAGGAAAGTATTTTGATAAAAAATCTAAATACAAACAATCTTCTAGTTATTACTATTTAGCAAATAAAGCTTTTAAAAAAATTGCACAGTTGGAGGGTTATTTTTTAATTGATTAA
- a CDS encoding ABC transporter permease subunit: MIKRLLKNKSFFTGAAVLMIIFFGSIFYKVVFDDHIPQPGIKIIYDNDGNIIKTPISPRLLPPLGSDSSGYSIFHILLVGAKYTIGIALIVTFLRLLVSVLAAICVSTFIPNRLKFLRNVLNSFNFFPTVFIAFFLLQWVLLHDYLEDDQFTFSLSERLTINIVVLVIIAVPSLTVLISSEIEKVLKEDFIESAKILGASKIRVLTKHVRPILAPQLAVIYFREFIAVMLLIAHLGILEIFVGGGTPKQDLFMQTTIRSVTNEWSGLIGGWWRFIWTSYPWIAIAPIACFTIVILAAKLIVEGLEKVIYLPSSVGKIEKENRKRIPKSDTENAVNFVKVQNNKIFERK; encoded by the coding sequence ATGATTAAGCGATTATTAAAGAATAAGAGCTTTTTTACAGGTGCAGCGGTTCTAATGATTATTTTTTTCGGCAGCATCTTTTATAAAGTAGTATTCGACGATCATATTCCTCAACCTGGCATAAAAATTATTTATGATAACGATGGCAATATCATTAAGACACCTATTTCTCCTAGACTGTTACCTCCTTTGGGTTCAGATAGTTCGGGATACAGCATTTTTCATATCTTACTGGTGGGTGCTAAATATACGATTGGAATTGCGTTAATTGTAACGTTTCTTCGACTCCTTGTTTCGGTATTGGCTGCTATATGTGTAAGCACTTTTATTCCAAACAGGTTAAAGTTTTTGAGAAATGTACTAAATTCATTTAACTTTTTTCCTACAGTTTTTATTGCATTCTTTCTACTTCAATGGGTTTTGTTACATGATTATTTAGAAGATGATCAGTTTACTTTTTCTCTTTCTGAAAGATTGACGATAAACATTGTCGTTTTGGTAATTATCGCAGTTCCATCACTTACAGTTTTGATTTCTTCTGAGATTGAAAAGGTTTTAAAAGAAGACTTCATTGAGAGTGCAAAGATTTTAGGGGCTAGCAAAATTCGTGTACTAACCAAACATGTAAGGCCAATATTGGCACCGCAACTTGCCGTTATATATTTTAGAGAATTTATTGCTGTTATGCTGCTGATCGCACACCTTGGAATTCTAGAGATTTTTGTAGGTGGTGGAACCCCTAAACAAGACCTTTTTATGCAAACTACAATCCGTTCCGTAACAAACGAATGGTCAGGTTTAATAGGAGGGTGGTGGAGATTCATCTGGACATCCTATCCGTGGATTGCTATAGCACCTATTGCCTGTTTTACCATTGTAATTTTAGCCGCAAAACTGATTGTAGAAGGACTTGAAAAGGTTATCTATCTTCCTAGTTCTGTTGGAAAAATAGAAAAAGAAAATAGGAAACGTATCCCTAAATCGGACACGGAAAATGCAGTTAATTTTGTAAAAGTACAGAACAATAAAATTTTTGAAAGGAAGTGA
- a CDS encoding lysozyme family protein, with the protein MQSVLRKTAKRSIKAYLLTRPTTWLLLLGVLLLTSLIGIALFVALSLGGDSELDEDFYSTSTDGNAQITKEVLRWEPLIRKYAEKEGISEQVDLLLALVQQESGGRHLDVMQSSESLGLPRGALIDPEYSIQAGVKYFADVLKKSDGDIRIALQSYNFGAGFIPYAKENGGYSKEVAVAFSEMMAAKQGWESYGDVHYVDHVLRYVNGSGPTVSNGNQAFDVERVHNVMKNYLGFPYVWGGRKPVAGGFDCSGLLEYAFGLSGKPLNGTAQMQYEVTVPVAEEKIRPGDLVFFSTYKAGASHVGMYVGNDQFINANDNGVEYSSVTEWKQLYPFLGYRRVL; encoded by the coding sequence ATGCAAAGTGTGTTACGTAAGACCGCCAAACGTTCAATCAAAGCGTATCTTTTAACAAGACCCACCACATGGCTCCTTCTTCTAGGTGTTCTACTTCTCACGAGTCTGATCGGTATCGCGCTCTTTGTCGCGCTATCGCTTGGTGGGGATTCCGAGTTAGATGAAGACTTTTATAGCACTTCAACGGACGGAAACGCACAGATTACAAAAGAAGTGTTACGGTGGGAACCGCTCATACGAAAGTACGCAGAAAAAGAAGGGATCTCTGAACAGGTGGATTTATTACTCGCTCTTGTCCAACAAGAATCAGGTGGTCGTCATCTGGATGTGATGCAGTCGTCCGAATCACTTGGACTTCCACGTGGAGCATTGATCGACCCAGAGTACTCGATACAAGCGGGAGTCAAGTACTTTGCGGATGTGTTAAAGAAATCGGACGGCGATATTAGAATCGCTCTACAGTCGTATAACTTTGGAGCAGGATTCATTCCGTACGCGAAAGAGAACGGTGGGTACTCAAAAGAAGTAGCTGTTGCTTTTAGTGAGATGATGGCAGCTAAACAAGGTTGGGAGAGTTATGGGGATGTTCATTACGTGGATCATGTGCTTCGCTATGTGAATGGCAGTGGTCCGACCGTCTCAAACGGTAATCAAGCGTTCGATGTGGAACGCGTACATAATGTGATGAAAAACTATCTAGGGTTTCCGTATGTGTGGGGAGGAAGAAAACCTGTTGCAGGAGGATTTGATTGTTCAGGACTACTCGAATACGCATTCGGACTGAGCGGAAAACCGTTAAACGGGACAGCACAAATGCAATATGAAGTGACGGTTCCTGTGGCAGAAGAAAAAATCAGACCAGGGGATCTCGTCTTCTTCTCTACCTATAAAGCGGGTGCGAGTCATGTGGGGATGTATGTCGGAAACGATCAGTTCATCAACGCGAACGACAACGGGGTAGAGTATTCATCCGTAACCGAGTGGAAACAGCTGTATCCGTTCTTAGGATATAGACGTGTATTATAA
- a CDS encoding CD3337/EF1877 family mobilome membrane protein produces the protein MHHLKRILILFVFLFLLLPSSTNANDPSPTVEKKIEKIGRIELEQSHYPLDHYKLEADIDDGIKATGDRALHSINAGLWSFNKVISSFTLYAVNQLMSFDLISLMVKSAGEMSERIYTIMVSTFLSLFIIIVGGTAAYRYYVNQQSGHAIKAIIGALVIMIFTFWFYEDTTGNIQQLNEWGSDIEGIASSANVLLTSDTLDGNESFSAQEGTAVLQNQLFNLMVKRPYTLLNYGTTKEKEVNKENPNRFENLIKIKPYTDEGLEQRSVIVKKEISDFENKQMSPEYSGERFGYLIITIISTFSLAIPVILLSSFKFLLQVWFLALVIFTAIPLILSLIPSFSETALNHFKKIIGVLLMKGGLVLLTAVITGMATLVYESVKISNGIEGYAFVVFLIVLIIWGLMKYRSEIFEVASSGMVQGQQIAERMTFQAAGAASEVGEKGYSVAKRMTGNKSHGRNHQSKHNSSKEQRISNQGTFRKDNYGNQSDKREPGFSKRVLFDHAQGKREVVATSQARKSLFGVVSLKEYKQDRKSDKETQQRKTQQPRTTKNNNSTVSSYRNPESDSEKRSEPKRANYVVREERPQQSSARSVKHITRYEAQKQIDARKMQENNNRNKRSEGRH, from the coding sequence ATGCACCACCTTAAAAGAATCTTAATTCTCTTTGTCTTTTTGTTTCTTCTTCTGCCAAGTAGTACGAACGCCAACGACCCCTCACCGACGGTAGAGAAAAAGATCGAGAAGATCGGAAGGATCGAACTAGAGCAGAGTCATTACCCGCTAGACCATTATAAGTTAGAAGCGGACATCGACGATGGAATCAAAGCAACAGGAGACCGGGCACTTCACTCTATCAATGCAGGTTTATGGAGTTTTAATAAAGTAATCTCGTCTTTTACGTTATATGCCGTTAATCAACTCATGAGTTTTGACCTCATCTCACTCATGGTAAAGAGTGCGGGTGAGATGAGTGAACGAATCTATACCATCATGGTGAGTACGTTTTTATCGCTTTTCATCATTATCGTGGGTGGAACGGCTGCTTATCGGTATTATGTGAACCAACAGAGCGGACATGCCATCAAAGCTATAATCGGAGCACTCGTCATCATGATTTTCACGTTCTGGTTTTATGAAGATACGACAGGTAACATCCAACAGTTGAACGAATGGGGCTCAGACATCGAAGGAATCGCAAGTTCGGCTAATGTTCTTCTTACGTCGGACACCTTAGACGGTAACGAATCATTCAGTGCACAAGAAGGAACGGCTGTGTTACAAAACCAGCTCTTTAACCTCATGGTGAAGCGTCCGTATACTCTACTAAACTATGGTACAACAAAAGAAAAAGAGGTTAATAAAGAAAACCCGAATCGTTTTGAAAACCTCATTAAGATAAAACCATATACAGATGAGGGTTTAGAACAAAGGTCAGTTATTGTAAAAAAGGAAATCTCAGATTTTGAAAATAAACAAATGTCACCGGAGTATAGCGGAGAGAGATTTGGCTACCTCATCATCACAATCATCTCGACGTTCAGTCTTGCGATACCGGTCATCTTGTTGTCTAGTTTTAAGTTTCTATTGCAGGTGTGGTTTTTAGCACTCGTGATCTTTACCGCCATACCGCTCATCCTATCACTCATCCCGAGTTTCAGTGAGACGGCTCTTAACCACTTTAAAAAGATCATCGGGGTGTTGCTGATGAAAGGCGGACTCGTGTTACTCACAGCTGTTATTACCGGAATGGCCACTTTAGTCTATGAATCTGTAAAGATATCAAACGGCATTGAAGGATATGCGTTCGTCGTGTTTTTGATCGTGCTCATCATCTGGGGACTTATGAAGTATCGTTCTGAGATCTTTGAAGTGGCTTCAAGCGGGATGGTGCAAGGTCAACAGATCGCAGAACGTATGACCTTTCAAGCAGCGGGTGCTGCAAGTGAAGTTGGTGAAAAAGGATATAGTGTGGCTAAACGGATGACGGGGAATAAATCGCACGGTCGTAACCATCAGTCTAAACACAACAGCAGCAAAGAACAACGCATCTCGAACCAGGGCACATTCCGTAAAGATAATTATGGTAATCAGTCAGACAAAAGAGAACCCGGTTTTAGTAAACGGGTGCTCTTCGATCATGCACAAGGAAAAAGAGAAGTGGTCGCAACCAGTCAGGCCAGAAAGAGTCTGTTTGGTGTTGTGAGTTTAAAAGAGTATAAACAAGATAGAAAAAGCGACAAAGAGACTCAACAACGAAAGACGCAGCAACCCCGAACAACAAAGAATAATAATTCGACCGTTTCATCGTATCGTAACCCTGAATCTGATAGTGAAAAGAGATCAGAACCAAAACGAGCGAACTATGTGGTTCGAGAAGAGAGACCACAACAGAGCAGTGCTCGTAGTGTAAAGCATATCACCCGGTATGAGGCACAAAAGCAGATCGATGCGAGGAAGATGCAAGAAAATAATAACCGAAACAAGCGAAGTGAAGGCAGACACTGA